A region of Halosolutus amylolyticus DNA encodes the following proteins:
- a CDS encoding YeiH family protein yields the protein MSARRLLPGLFALCIGAIAARAIALAGGPNHLLVAIALGFVLENAVGVPERLEPGIETHKLWLGAGIVLMGASLSLGTVLDVGGLVLLVVIGVAGVTLVVVETLARNVFGVADRLGSLLAAGASICGVSAVVAVAGSIDAREDQIAYAAATVLLFDAVTLVVYPIVGDLLDLSGIVFGVWAGVSMFSTGPVVAVGVAHSEVAGQWATMTKLARNALIGVVVLGYASYYARSGTGDRPSLRTLWSEFPKFVVGFLALAALASAGAFSAAQQASIENAYNWLFLLAFVGLGTEIRLAELRTTGTTPVVVVLVSLLVVSTLSLAVLTVLF from the coding sequence ATGAGTGCGCGCCGATTGCTTCCGGGACTGTTCGCCCTCTGTATCGGTGCGATCGCGGCCCGAGCGATCGCGCTGGCCGGCGGTCCCAATCACCTCCTCGTCGCGATCGCGCTGGGCTTCGTCCTCGAGAACGCCGTCGGCGTTCCGGAGCGACTCGAACCGGGGATCGAGACCCACAAGCTCTGGCTCGGGGCCGGGATCGTCCTGATGGGCGCGTCGCTGTCGCTCGGGACGGTGCTCGACGTCGGCGGACTCGTCCTCCTCGTCGTGATCGGCGTCGCCGGCGTCACGCTCGTCGTCGTCGAGACCCTCGCGCGAAACGTCTTCGGGGTCGCCGATCGGCTCGGGTCGCTGCTCGCGGCCGGGGCCAGCATCTGCGGCGTCTCGGCCGTCGTCGCGGTGGCCGGCTCGATCGACGCCCGGGAGGACCAGATCGCCTACGCGGCCGCGACCGTCCTGCTGTTCGACGCGGTGACGCTCGTCGTCTACCCGATCGTCGGCGACCTGCTCGACCTCTCCGGGATCGTCTTCGGGGTCTGGGCCGGCGTCAGCATGTTCTCGACGGGCCCGGTCGTCGCGGTCGGGGTCGCCCACTCCGAGGTCGCCGGCCAGTGGGCGACGATGACGAAACTCGCGCGAAACGCCCTGATCGGGGTCGTCGTGCTCGGCTACGCGAGCTACTACGCCCGATCCGGGACCGGCGATCGCCCCTCCCTCCGGACGCTCTGGAGCGAGTTCCCGAAGTTCGTGGTCGGCTTTCTCGCGCTCGCGGCCCTCGCGAGCGCTGGCGCGTTCTCGGCCGCCCAGCAGGCGTCGATCGAGAACGCCTACAACTGGCTGTTCCTGCTCGCGTTCGTCGGCCTCGGGACGGAGATCCGACTCGCCGAACTCCGCACCACCGGCACGACGCCCGTCGTCGTCGTCCTGGTCTCGTTGCTCGTCGTCAGCACGCTCTCGCTTGCGGTGCTGACGGTCCTGTTTTGA
- the trpB gene encoding tryptophan synthase subunit beta, translating to MSNGEFEGYGGRHVPEPLEEPLEQLAAAYDEVATTDAFQSDFRDLLESFAGRPTPLYHASNLSDRYGADIYLKREDLLHGGAHKINNCLGQALLAKRAGRDRLIAETGAGQHGVATAMVGALLGLETEIYMGKKDVERQEMNVFRMRLMGAEVNEVTRGDEGLADAVDAALEDFAENVDDTHYLVGSVVGPDPFPRMVRDFQSVIGEEAREQFRERTGGLPDAAVACVGGGSNAIGLFHAFRDDDVAFYGAEGGGEGAESSRHAAPLAKGSDDVLHGMKTRVINEDVDVHSVSAGLDYPGVGPEHAMFRAVGRCEYTGVTDDEALAAFRELSETEGIIPALESSHAIARAIELAEAGEHETILVNLSGRGDKDMETAAAKFDL from the coding sequence ATGTCCAACGGAGAGTTCGAGGGGTACGGCGGGAGACACGTTCCGGAACCGCTCGAGGAACCGCTCGAGCAACTCGCTGCCGCCTACGACGAGGTCGCGACGACCGACGCGTTCCAGTCCGACTTTCGCGACCTGCTCGAATCGTTCGCCGGTCGACCGACGCCGCTGTACCACGCGAGCAACCTGAGCGATCGGTACGGGGCCGACATCTACCTCAAGCGCGAGGACCTGCTCCACGGCGGCGCGCACAAGATCAACAACTGTCTCGGCCAGGCCCTCCTCGCCAAGCGGGCGGGACGCGATCGGCTGATCGCCGAGACGGGGGCCGGTCAGCACGGCGTCGCGACCGCGATGGTCGGCGCCCTGCTGGGCCTCGAGACGGAGATCTACATGGGCAAGAAGGACGTCGAGCGCCAGGAGATGAACGTCTTCCGAATGCGCCTGATGGGCGCCGAGGTCAACGAGGTCACCCGCGGGGACGAGGGGCTGGCCGACGCCGTCGACGCGGCGCTGGAGGACTTCGCCGAGAACGTCGACGACACCCACTACCTCGTCGGGAGCGTCGTCGGTCCCGACCCCTTCCCGCGCATGGTCCGGGACTTCCAGAGCGTCATCGGCGAGGAAGCCCGCGAGCAGTTCCGGGAGCGCACGGGTGGGCTCCCCGACGCGGCCGTCGCCTGCGTCGGCGGCGGGTCGAACGCGATCGGCCTCTTTCACGCCTTCCGGGACGACGACGTCGCGTTCTACGGCGCGGAGGGCGGCGGCGAGGGTGCGGAGTCGAGCAGGCACGCCGCCCCGCTCGCGAAGGGGTCCGACGACGTGCTCCACGGGATGAAGACGCGCGTGATCAACGAAGACGTCGACGTCCACTCCGTCTCGGCCGGCCTCGACTACCCCGGCGTCGGCCCCGAACACGCCATGTTCCGCGCCGTCGGCCGCTGCGAGTACACGGGCGTCACCGACGACGAGGCGCTGGCGGCGTTCCGTGAACTCAGCGAGACCGAGGGGATCATTCCCGCACTGGAATCGAGTCACGCGATCGCGCGGGCGATCGAACTCGCCGAGGCCGGCGAGCACGAGACGATCCTCGTGAACCTCTCCGGGCGCGGCGACAAGGACATGGAGACCGCGGCCGCGAAGTTCGATCTCTAA
- a CDS encoding HIT family protein — translation MQDDCDFCRIVAGEDAAVRVFDDDRVLAFLDQRPVTTGHTLVVPKTHGSELFEMDERTVGAVFRTVRRLWTAIDDMLDPIGISVFYTTGSIVGTVEHAHVHLVPRFVDDGVTISLVRDRLDDADGDRLASRLRDAV, via the coding sequence ATGCAAGACGACTGTGATTTCTGCCGGATCGTCGCGGGGGAGGACGCTGCCGTGCGTGTTTTCGACGACGATCGCGTGCTCGCGTTTCTCGACCAGCGACCGGTTACGACGGGCCACACGCTGGTCGTGCCGAAAACACACGGGTCGGAACTGTTCGAGATGGACGAGCGGACCGTCGGGGCCGTCTTCCGGACCGTCCGGCGGCTCTGGACGGCGATCGACGACATGCTCGATCCGATCGGGATCAGCGTGTTCTACACCACGGGCTCGATCGTCGGAACGGTCGAGCACGCCCACGTCCACCTCGTCCCCCGGTTCGTGGACGACGGCGTCACCATCTCCCTGGTCAGGGATCGGCTCGACGACGCGGATGGCGATCGACTCGCGTCGCGACTGCGGGACGCGGTTTAG